One region of Streptomyces rishiriensis genomic DNA includes:
- a CDS encoding heavy metal translocating P-type ATPase, whose amino-acid sequence MTSTTTETPIAEPPAPTAEVELLIGGMTCASCAARVEKKLNRMDGVTATVNYATERAKVSYPAGTGVADLIATVVKTGYTAEEPVPVPEPAREETPQDPELEALRHRLLVCVLLAAPVVLLAMIPSLQFDNWQWLSLTLAAPVVVWGGGPLHKAAWTNLRHGAATMDTLVSIGTLAALGWSLWALFFGDAGMPGMRHPFELTVSRTDGASTIYLEVAAGVTAFILLGRYLEARSKRRAGAALRALMELGAKDVAVLRYEGGERGAPSGEAGGGGRQGGKEVRIPVDLLAVGDRFVVRPGEKVATDGTVVEGTSAVDASMLTGESVPVDVGPGDAVTGATVNVGGRLVVEAGRVGADTRLARMARLVEAAQNGKAEVQRLADRISGVFVPAVLLIAVATFAGRLGATGDTVAAFTAAVAVLIIACPCALGLATPTALMVGTGRGAQLGILIKGPEVLESTRRVDTVVLDKTGTVTTGRMTLQDVYVVDGTDERQLLRLAGALEHASEHPVARAVAAGAEERAGELPVAERFENVPGRGVRGRVEGREVAVGRLFETVPDEVARAKEQAERDGRTAVVVGWDGVARGVLAVADAVKETSAEAVQELRALGLTPVLLTGDNRAVAEAVAEAVGIDRVIAEVLPEDKVDVVRRLQAEGRVVAMVGDGVNDAAALATADLGLAMGTGTDAAIEASDLTLVRGDLRVAADAIRLSRRTLATIKGNLVWAFGYNVAALPLAAAGLLNPMIAGAAMAFSSVFVVTNSLRLRAFK is encoded by the coding sequence GGTCGAACTGCTCATCGGCGGGATGACCTGCGCCTCCTGCGCGGCCCGCGTCGAGAAGAAGCTCAACCGCATGGACGGCGTCACCGCGACGGTCAACTACGCGACGGAGCGGGCGAAGGTCAGCTATCCGGCCGGGACCGGCGTCGCCGACCTGATCGCGACCGTGGTGAAGACCGGGTACACGGCCGAGGAACCCGTGCCCGTGCCGGAGCCGGCCCGGGAGGAGACCCCTCAGGACCCCGAGCTGGAGGCCCTGCGTCACCGGCTCCTGGTCTGCGTCCTGCTCGCCGCGCCCGTCGTCCTGCTCGCGATGATCCCCTCGCTCCAGTTCGACAACTGGCAGTGGCTCTCGCTGACACTCGCCGCGCCCGTGGTCGTCTGGGGCGGCGGCCCGCTGCACAAGGCCGCCTGGACGAACCTGCGGCACGGCGCGGCCACCATGGACACCCTGGTCTCGATCGGCACGCTGGCCGCGCTCGGCTGGTCGCTGTGGGCGCTGTTCTTCGGTGACGCGGGCATGCCCGGCATGCGGCACCCCTTCGAGCTGACCGTCTCCCGTACGGACGGCGCGTCCACGATCTATCTGGAGGTCGCCGCCGGCGTCACCGCCTTCATCCTGCTCGGCCGCTACCTGGAGGCCCGCTCCAAGCGGCGGGCGGGAGCGGCGCTGCGGGCGCTCATGGAGCTGGGCGCGAAGGACGTGGCCGTCCTGCGCTACGAGGGGGGCGAGCGCGGAGCGCCCTCGGGCGAAGCCGGTGGCGGGGGACGGCAGGGCGGCAAGGAGGTGCGGATCCCCGTCGACCTGCTGGCCGTCGGCGACCGGTTCGTCGTACGGCCCGGGGAGAAGGTCGCGACCGACGGGACGGTCGTGGAGGGCACGTCCGCCGTGGACGCCTCGATGCTGACCGGTGAGTCGGTCCCGGTGGACGTCGGCCCCGGCGACGCCGTCACGGGCGCCACCGTGAACGTCGGCGGCCGGCTGGTCGTCGAGGCCGGCCGGGTCGGCGCGGACACCCGGCTCGCGCGCATGGCGCGGCTGGTCGAGGCCGCACAGAACGGCAAGGCCGAGGTGCAGCGACTGGCCGACCGGATCTCCGGGGTCTTCGTGCCGGCGGTGCTGCTGATCGCGGTCGCCACCTTCGCCGGCCGGCTCGGCGCGACGGGTGACACGGTCGCCGCGTTCACGGCGGCCGTGGCGGTCCTGATCATCGCCTGCCCGTGCGCGCTCGGGCTCGCCACGCCGACCGCCCTCATGGTCGGCACCGGGCGCGGCGCCCAGCTCGGCATCCTCATCAAGGGCCCCGAGGTCCTGGAGTCCACGCGCCGCGTGGACACCGTCGTGCTCGACAAGACCGGGACCGTCACCACCGGCCGGATGACCCTTCAGGACGTGTACGTCGTCGACGGCACCGACGAGCGGCAGCTGCTGCGGCTGGCGGGCGCCCTGGAGCACGCCTCCGAGCACCCGGTCGCCCGGGCGGTGGCGGCCGGCGCCGAGGAAAGGGCCGGCGAACTGCCGGTGGCCGAGCGGTTCGAGAACGTGCCCGGGCGTGGCGTGCGCGGGCGGGTGGAGGGCCGCGAGGTGGCCGTGGGGCGCCTCTTCGAGACGGTCCCGGACGAAGTGGCCCGCGCGAAGGAGCAGGCCGAGCGGGACGGCCGTACGGCCGTCGTCGTGGGGTGGGACGGCGTGGCGCGCGGGGTCCTCGCGGTCGCGGACGCGGTCAAGGAGACCAGCGCCGAGGCGGTGCAGGAGCTGCGGGCGCTGGGGCTCACCCCGGTGCTGCTGACCGGTGACAACCGGGCGGTGGCGGAGGCGGTCGCGGAAGCGGTCGGGATCGACCGGGTGATCGCCGAGGTGCTGCCCGAGGACAAGGTCGACGTCGTACGGCGGCTCCAGGCGGAAGGGCGGGTCGTCGCCATGGTCGGGGACGGCGTCAACGACGCGGCAGCGCTCGCCACCGCCGATCTGGGGCTGGCCATGGGGACCGGCACGGACGCGGCGATCGAGGCGAGCGACCTGACGCTGGTGCGGGGGGATCTGCGGGTGGCCGCGGACGCCATCCGGCTGTCCCGGCGGACCCTGGCTACGATCAAGGGAAACCTGGTGTGGGCCTTCGGCTACAACGTGGCCGCGCTGCCGCTGGCCGCCGCGGGGCTGCTGAACCCGATGATCGCGGGGGCCGCGATGGCGTTCTCGTCGGTGTTCGTCGTGACGAACAGCCTGAGGCTGCGCGCCTTCAAGTAA